A genome region from Panthera uncia isolate 11264 chromosome A3 unlocalized genomic scaffold, Puncia_PCG_1.0 HiC_scaffold_11, whole genome shotgun sequence includes the following:
- the NEURL2 gene encoding neuralized-like protein 2: protein MAAVSEPVDLGAPWRAARPEPPPTRFHRVHGANIRVDPSGTRATRVESFAHGLCFSREPLAPGQVFLVEIEEKELGWCGHLRLGLTALDPATLAAVPEFSLPDLVSLGHTWVFAITRHHNRVPREDGPEAEAAVPSRPPALLVEPYLCIEQFRIPRDRLVGRSRPGLYSHLLDQLYELNVLPPTARRSRLGVLFCPRPDGTADMHIVINGEDMGPSARGLPAAQPLYAVVDVFASTKSVRLVQLEYGLPSLQTLCRLVIQRSVVHRLAIDGLHLPKGLKDFCKYE, encoded by the exons ATGGCTGCTGTCTCCGAGCCCGTGGACTTGGGTGCGCCTTGGAGAGCCGCGCGCCCCGAGCCCCCTCCCACACGCTTCCACAGGGTGCATGGTGCCAACATCCGCGTGGACCCCTCCGGGACGCGGGCCACACGCGTGGAGAGTTTCGCTCACGGCCTGTGCTTCAGTCGCGAGCCGCTGGCCCCGGGCCAGGTATTCTTGGTCGAGATCGAGGAGAAAGAGCTGGGCTGGTGCGGGCACCTGCGCCTCGGCCTGACTGCGCTAGACCCTGCCACTCTGGCCGCGGTGCCCGAGTTTTCGCTGCCCGACCTGGTCAGCCTCGGCCACACCTGGGTCTTTGCCATCACGCGCCATCACAACCGCGTGCCCCGGGAGGACGGCCCGGAGGCAGAGGCAGCGGTCCCCAGCcgccccccagccctcctggtGGAACCCTATCTGTGCATTGAGCAGTTTCGCATTCCCCGAGACCGCCTGGTGGGCCGCAGCCGGCCCGGGCTCTACAGCCACCTCTTGGATCAGCTGTATGAGCTGAACGTGCTGCCTCCGACCGCGCGCCGCAGCCGCCTGGGCGTTCTTTTCTGCCCGCGCCCTGACGGCACGGCGGACATGCACATCGTCATCAACGGCGAGGACATGGGTCCCAGCGCCCGGGGGCTGCCAGCCGCCCAGCCCCTCTACGCAGTGGTGGACGTCTTTGCCTCCACCAAGAGTGTGCGCCTTGTCCAGCTCGAGTATGGCT TGCCGTCCCTGCAGACTCTGTGCCGCCTAGTCATCCAGAGGAGTGTGGTGCACCGGTTGGCCATCGATGGGCTCCACCTGCCGAAAGGACTTAAGGATTTCTGCAAGTATGAGTAA
- the SPATA25 gene encoding spermatogenesis-associated protein 25 codes for MVERVGEEAGDCSLTNGGFGADMSYFMSPQAHQGLLPSSQGGAASPGSSLGLYSAVEPVVVAPGGLGPLSQKPEQVAPAAQARGPALAVPGARGCPGGAGWETLRQKEYSRYHHKSPHARRPESLGWEDGCSTNRAPHLGGPSRPGPLLLCGLSPGILPMPSEAGGKEAGSQPDICILTLAMMIAGIPTVPVPGLREEDLIRAAQAFMMAHPEPEGAVEGARWEQARAHAASGQMPLMRSRKGQPPGSCL; via the exons ATGGTGGAAAGGGTAGGAGAGGAGGCAGGTGACTGTTCCCTCACAAACGGGGGCTTTGGGGCAGACATGTCCTATTTCATGTCTCCACAAGCTCATCAAGGTCTTCTGCCTTCCAGCCAAG GTGGGGCTGCTTCTCCGGGCTCATCCCTTGGCCTCTATAGTGCTGTAGAGCCAGTAGTGGTGGCCCCTGGTGGACTAGGCCCACTGAGCCAGAAACCTGAGCAGGTGGCGCCTGCTGCCCAGGCCCGGGGCCCGGCCCTGGCAGTGCCGGGAGCCAGGGGCTGCCCTGGGGGGGCTGGCTGGGAGACCCTGCGGCAGAAGGAGTACAGCCGATACCACCACAAGTCCCCCCACGCGAGGCGGCCGGAGAGCTTGGGCTGGGAGGACGGCTGCTCCACAAACAGAGCTCCCCACCTGGGTGGCCCCAGCAGGCCTGGGCCCCTGCTGCTGTGTGGGCTGTCACCAGGGATTTTACCCATGCCCTCTGAGGCAGGGGGGAAGGAGGCCGGCTCCCAGCCTGACATCTGCATCCTTACCCTGGCCATGATGATCGCTGGCATCCCCACCGTGCCTGTCCCCGGCCTGCGGGAAGAGGACCTGATCCGGGCAGCTCAAGCTTTCATGATGGCCCATCCGGAGCCAGAGGGGGCTGTGGAGGGGGCGCGGTGGGAGCAGGCACGCGCCCACGCAGCCTCTGGGCAAATGCCCCTAATGAGATCCAGGAAAGGCCAGCCTCCTGGCTCCTGCTTGTAG
- the ZSWIM1 gene encoding zinc finger SWIM domain-containing protein 1, which translates to MALTMLNELLIEDPNPPMLLYQISKTAELDTLNYQSCFMQGVFAHFPEILFIHRTYNPVGKVLYTFLVDGPRVQLEGHLARAVYFAIPAKEDAEGLAQMFQVFKKFNPAWERVCTILVDPHFLPLPTLTMEFPAAEVLLSAFHICKFLQGKFYQLSLEQPVERVLLTSLQSTMCSATAGNLRKLYTLLSSCIPPAQLPELHSHWLLNDRIWLAHRWRSRAESSRYFQGLEVTTRVLSQFFGTTPCVEQGVTLLLRYMQQNSGDMASSSLGLSPQNNHAPLGVSPESPRVEQLVEARIQHSLNAICTGPAAQLCLGELAVVQKSVHLIGSGSEKVNIQILEDTHRVQPQPPASCSCYFNQAFHLPCRHILALLSARHQVLQPDMLPAQWTAGCAASLDDILGSKWSETLDKHLAVALLTEEVSQLLQHCSQEEFERRYSTLRELADSWIGPYEQVQL; encoded by the coding sequence ATGGCCCTGACAATGCTGAATGAGCTCCTGATTGAGGACCCAAACCCACCTATGCTGCTGTATCAGATTAGCAAGACTGCTGAGTTAGATACCCTCAACTACCAGAGCTGCTTTATGCAAGGtgtctttgcccatttccctGAGATCTTATTTATCCACCGGACCTATAACCCAGTGGGCAAGGTGCTATATACCTTCCTGGTAGATGGACCTCGGGTGCAGCTGGAGGGTCATCTGGCCCGGGCCGTCTACTTCGCCATTCCCGCCAAGGAGGATGCTGAAGGCCTGGCCCAGATGTTCCAGGTGTTTAAGAAGTTTAACCCAGCATGGGAGAGAGTCTGTACTATCCTGGTGGATCCCcacttcctccccctgcccaccctcacTATGGAGTTCCCCGCAGCCGAGGTCCTGCTCTCAGCCTTCCACATCTGTAAGTTCCTCCAGGGCAAGTTCTATCAGCTGTCCCTTGAACAGCCTGTGGAGAGGGTGCTCCTCACTTCCCTGCAGAGCACGATGTGCTCGGCCACAGCTGGCAACCTGAGGAAGTTGTATACGCTCCTGAGCAGCTGCATCCCTCCGGCCCAGCTGCCCGAGCTCCACTCGCACTGGCTGCTCAATGACCGCATCTGGCTGGCCCACCGCTGGAGAAGCCGGGCTGAGAGCAGCCGCTACTTCCAGGGCCTGGAGGTCACCACCCGCGTCCTCAGCCAGTTCTTTGGCACCACCCCGTGTGTGGAACAAGGCGTGACCTTGCTGCTCCGATACATGCAGCAGAACTCTGGAGACATGGCAAGCTCCAGCCTGGGCCTGAGTCCCCAGAACAACCACGCCCCCTTAGGCGTCAGCCCCGAAAGCCCCAGAGTGGAGCAGTTAGTAGAAGCCCGCATCCAGCACTCCCTCAATGCCATCTGCACGGGGCCCGCAGCCCAGCTCTGCCTGGGGGAGCTGGCTGTGGTCCAGAAATCGGTGCACCTCATTGGCTCCGGCTCAGAAAAGGTGAACATACAGATCCTGGAGGACACCCATAGGGTGCAGCCTCAGCCCCCTGCCAGCTGCAGCTGCTACTTTAACCAGGCCTTCCACCTGCCCTGCCGCCACATCCTAGCCCTGCTCAGTGCCCGCCACCAGGTGCTCCAGCCCGACATGCTGCCAGCCCAGTGGACAGCAGGCTGTGCTGCCAGTCTAGACGACATCCTGGGCAGCAAGTGGAGTGAGACGCTGGATAAGCACTTGGCCGTGGCGCTCCTCACTGAGGAGGTGAGTCAGCTCTTGCAGCACTGCAGCCAGGAGGAGTTCGAACGGAGGTACAGCACCTTGCGGGAACTGGCCGACAGCTGGATCGGCCCTTATGAGCAGGTCCAGCTCTGA
- the ZSWIM3 gene encoding zinc finger SWIM domain-containing protein 3, translated as MELGSCFKTYEDFKECFSAYKKENRCSFILRDCVSVRFHNLNHGTSIREDILYMQVKFVCIRTQSNRKRTSEADMCPAYLLLRYNEKLDRLFISELNTQHVHVDSKTAGPRGDTTGKPQKTMYLQKPQPEQPATKKDLDLAKKSPVEPSFCLDKVQAPSKPEQEGITPSDLAKIAKVMKNFLKVDEGSMASLSVGNSQDLDRLSFQSSKMTDLFIRFPENLLLHRVENTQGHILYAFLVENKEREGRVVHFAVLKAETATSVAKMLSIFTEFNTDWPKVKVVFVDPSFPHRAILQEIFPAARILLSIYHTTRLLEKKLHRSSANPSFKRLMKEALREAVFVTSDASLQNLCQMSQALLDEELFSFLQAHWFSCELLWYMHVRKGLHACNTYMDSLDVVTSKVSSLFREQQSLLDCILRFVDYIDFFNTKGLKNLPTAPPKLKRARPASMPPKSKKAFGVCGGSLTRLPVEKTKPEPQRAPLQQQPQVQPSQEGMLDTLHGSGSELAYKLCHNEWEVVQNSTHLVDVAGSSVDIQLLEDSHQVSKDGCSCSCSFQQWYHLPCRHILALLHTSQKPVGEAMVCRRWQKRYQHLLGPSGELRDPVAVPNTGQPGKQGRSDVIQDLSRELANLLMQSEGPELEERCSTLRKIVDIWADPCQPPEPSQQPEDFKDVGRLPFLWGKQEEGEGLPLAGATIHD; from the coding sequence ATACATGCAGGTGAAATTTGTCTGTATTCGGACCCAGTCAAACAGGAAGAGAACATCAGAGGCAGACATGTGCCCAGCATACTTGCTCCTGCGGTACAATGAGAAACTGGATCGACTATTTATTAGTGAACTCAACACCCAGCATGTCCATGTTGATTCCAAAACTGCAGGACCCAGAGGAGACACCACTGGCAAACCTCAAAAGACCATGTACCTGCAGAAACCCCAGCCTGAGCAGCCTGCAACCAAGAAAGACCTTGACCTAGCCAAGAAGTCCCCCGTTGAACCATCATTTTGCTTAGACAAGGTCCAAGCACCCTCAAAGCCAGAGCAGGAGGGCATCACTCCTTCTGACCTGGCCAAGATAGCAAAAGTGATGAAAAACTTTCTTAAGGTGGATGAGGGTTCCATGGCCTCTCTCAGCGTGGGCAACAGCCAAGACCTGGACCGGCTCAGCTTCCAGAGCAGCAAGATGACCGATCTGTTTATCCGCTTCCCAGAGAATCTCCTGCTACACCGCGTGGAGAACACCCAGGGCCACATCCTCTATGCTTTCTTGGTGGAGAACAAGGAGCGAGAGGGTCGAGTGGTACACTTTGCCGTGCTCAAGGCTGAGACAGCTACCTCCGTGGCCAAGATGCTGAGTATCTTCACAGAGTTCAACACAGACTGGCCCAAGGTCAAGGTGGTCTTTGTGGACCCGTCCTTCCCCCATCGAGCCATCCTGCAGGAGATCTTCCCTGCTGCCCGCATCCTCCTGTCCATCTACCACACCACCCGGCTCTTGGAGAAGAAGTTGCATCGTAGTTCGGCAAATCCATCCTTTAAAAGGCTCATGAAGGAAGCCCTGCGGGAGGCTGTGTTTGTCACTTCTGATGCCAGCCTGCAAAATCTCTGTCAGATGTCCCAAGCCCTACTGGACGAGGAGCTCTTCAGCTTCCTGCAGGCCCACTGGTTCTCCTGTGAGCTGCTGTGGTACATGCACGTGAGGAAAGGCCTGCACGCGTGTAACACGTACATGGACAGCCTAGACGTTGTCACCAGCAAGGTGTCCAGCCTCTTTCGGGAACAGCAGTCCCTGCTGGACTGCATCCTCCGCTTTGTGGATTATATAGACTTCTTTAATACCAAAGGCTTGAAAAACTTGCCCACAGCTCCTCCCAAGTTAAAAAGAGCCCGACCAGCCAGCATGCCGCCAAAGTCCAAGAAGGCATTCGGAGTCTGTGGGGGGAGCCTCACCAGGCTCCCTGTGGAAAAGACAAAGCCAGAGCCACAGCGGGCGCCGTTGCAGCAGCAGCCACAGGTGCAGCCCTCCCAGGAGGGCATGCTAGACACCTTGCACGGGAGTGGCTCTGAACTGGCCTATAAGCTGTGCCACAATGAGTGGGAGGTGGTGCAGAACTCCACCCACCTGGTGGACGTGGCTGGCTCCTCTGTGGACATTCAGCTACTAGAGGATTCTCACCAGGTGAGCAAAGATGGCTGTAGCTGCAGCTGTTCCTTTCAACAGTGGTACCACCTGCCATGCCGGCACATTTTGGCCCTGCTGCACACCAGCCAGAAGCCTGTGGGTGAAGCCATGGTGTGCCGCCGGTGGCAGAAGAGGTACCAGCACCTCCTTGGGCCCAGTGGGGAGCTCCGGGACCCTGTTGCGGTCCCGAACACAGGCCAGCCTGGGAAGCAAGGACGGAGCGACGTGATTCAGGACCTCAGCAGGGAGCTGGCAAACCTGCTAATGCAGAGTGAGGGGCCAGAGCTGGAGGAGCGCTGTTCCACCCTGCGCAAGATTGTGGACATCTGGGCTGACCCCTGCCAGCCGCCCGAGCCCAGTCAGCAGCCGGAGGACTTCAAGGATGTGGGCCGCCTCCCTTTCCTCTGGGGAAagcaagaggaaggggaggggctccCGCTTGCTGGAGCCACGATTCATGATTAA